In Flavobacteriales bacterium, the DNA window CTGATCACCGGGCAGGAGGTATAATGCAATGATCTCTTTATCGTCGACTGTCTGCATGCAGTATGCCAATATACGGCTCCGCCAATCAACAGCGGAGGATCAACGCGAAGATTTCCTGGAGATGACCTTTTTTGCCGCAGCCACAATGTCCGGAACGTCAAGGCCGTATTTCTTCATCAGCTCTTCCGGTGTGCCACTCTCGCCGAAGCTGTCTTTCACAGCAACCATTTCCAGAGGGGCGGGATTCTGCGTTCCTAATACATGTGCAACGCTTTCGCCAAGTCCGCCCGCCATTTGATGTTCTTCGGCTGTTACCACACATCCGGTCTTCTTCGCTGAAGTTATGACGGCTTTTTCATCCAAAGGTTTAATGGTGTGGATGTTAATGACCTCCGCACTGATCCCTTCGGATTCCAGTTGAGCACACGCCTGCAAGGCCGGCCATACCAGGTGACCCGTGGCAATGATCGTTACGTCTGCACCCTCATTGAGCATCACGGCTTTGCCAATCTCAAAGGTTTGGTCGGCAGGGGTGAAGTTTGCGACTTTCGGGCGACCGAATCGCAGGTATACCGGACCATGGTGTTCGGCTATGGCCAGGGTGGCGGCTTTTGTTTGATTGAAGTCACACGGATTGATCACGGTCATGCCCGGTAACATTTTCATCAAACCGATGTCTTCAAGGATCTGATGAGTGGCGCCATCTTCACCGAGTGTCAATCCCGCGTGGGAAGCACAAATCTTTACGTTTTTATCTGAGTATGCGATGGACT includes these proteins:
- a CDS encoding transketolase family protein yields the protein SIAYSDKNVKICASHAGLTLGEDGATHQILEDIGLMKMLPGMTVINPCDFNQTKAATLAIAEHHGPVYLRFGRPKVANFTPADQTFEIGKAVMLNEGADVTIIATGHLVWPALQACAQLESEGISAEVINIHTIKPLDEKAVITSAKKTGCVVTAEEHQMAGGLGESVAHVLGTQNPAPLEMVAVKDSFGESGTPEELMKKYGLDVPDIVAAAKKVISRKSSR